The Streptomyces sp. DG1A-41 genomic sequence GCGGACCTGCACGACGTCGTCCGGGCGAACCCGGAAGGAGGGCTTGTCGACCTTCTTGCCGTTGACCGCGATGTGGCCGTGCGTGACCATCTGGCGGGCCTGGTAGATCGTGCGGGCGATGCCCGAACGCAGGACCAGGGCGTCGAGACGGCGCTCCAGCTCGATGATCAGGGCCTCGCCGGTCTTGCCCTGGACCTTGGAGGCACGCTCGTAGGCGCGGACGAGCTGGCGCTCGGACACGTCGTACTGCGCGCGCAGGCGCTGCTTCTCGAGCAGACGGACCTTGTAGTCCGAGTTCTGCTTGCGGCCGCGGCCGTGCTCACCCGGCGGGTAGGGGCGGGCCTCGAAGTACTTGACGGCCTTCGGGGTGAGCGCGATGCCGAGGGCACGCGACTTCTTGACCTTGGGGCGGGACTGGTTCGCCACTGTTTCTCGTTTCCTAGTGTCGGCTTGTCAGGGTTGTGGGAGGTCGCATCCGCAGCCGGGGAAACCCTCCTCGTCCCCTGGAGGACGGGGCGGGCAGCCGCTCCCCTGGTCTGGGCACATACGTGCAGCACGCGAGTGGCCCACCGACCGGTCCCGT encodes the following:
- the rpsD gene encoding 30S ribosomal protein S4, coding for MANQSRPKVKKSRALGIALTPKAVKYFEARPYPPGEHGRGRKQNSDYKVRLLEKQRLRAQYDVSERQLVRAYERASKVQGKTGEALIIELERRLDALVLRSGIARTIYQARQMVTHGHIAVNGKKVDKPSFRVRPDDVVQVRERSKEKTLFTIAREGGFAPDGETPRYLQVNLKALAFRLDREPNRKEIPVICDEQLVVEYYAR